Sequence from the Mesorhizobium sp. PAMC28654 genome:
CGATCTGCAGCCACATGTGCTGCGCGGCGGCACGGTGCTTGTGGCGGCCCACGGCAACTCGCTGCGCGCGCTGATCATGGCGCTGGACGGCAAGTCCGGCGAAGAGATCGTCAAGCTGGAACTCGGCACCGGCGTGCCCGTCATCTACACGCTGAACGCCGATTCGACCGTGGCCTCGAAGGAAGTGCTGGACAGCTGAGCCGGCAAGCGAGCAACGCTTAAAGCGCGCATAAATGCCGGATTTGCGCGGCGTGCTTTAAATCTTTGATTTTGCGGATGTCGTTATCCCAAAACCGCTCCGCACTTTTGGGCGACATGCTTCAAAAAGCGCGTTGACACACATCGTTTGCCCGCTTACATGAGCCCGCACCAGCCCAGATGGCGGAATTGGTAGACGCGCACGGTTCAGGTCCGTGTTCCGCAAGGAGTGGAGGTTCGAGTCCTCTTCTGGGCACCAATCCCTTTGTAAGCTCTTGATTTCCCGGAAACCCTAGGTTTCCGGGTCATCGACTGCTACACAAAGGTGATGTACATGGTCATTCAAATGACGTCCCCCACAAGACGACTCAATTCGACTCTCCTTCAGTTCCGCAGGCGAGTTCCGGCGGATATTTTGAGGGTCGCCCAGAACGAGCGCGTCGTATTGCATTTTCCAAAAAATAACATCGACCCACAACTGTTCATCCAACCGAAGCTGGGCGATGTTGTCAGCTTTTCGCTTGGGACAAGCAGCAAGCTGGCTGCGAAGGTGCGAACCAGCATAGCCGTGGCCCAGTTGGAGCGAGCTTATCAGGCAATTCGCGCCGGTCAGGTCACTCTTTCCCAACGGCAAATCGTAGCATTGTCAGGAGAAATCTATCGGCTGTTTGTCGAGAGCTTTCAGGAAAACCCAGGAACACCTCAAGATTGGGCCTCGTTCAAAGCTCTCAATCGAGCAGCGCGTGAAGGACGATTGGAGAACCTCCCCCCGATTGGCTTTTCATTTCCGCAAGAGAACGACGTGGCTACCTCCGTTTTTGGGCAAGATCTCACGAAAGGCGTCGACTCGCTGCCCCCGTCGACGAATTCAATCGCACTCGAAAGGCGCTTTGGCGGTCTGGTATCGTGGGTGTTGGGTCTTCATGCCATTTTGATCGACACAGCAAGCCGATACAAGCTGCTGATGGCCGTGGATCAGGCCGTAACCGACGCTGCTTACGCGCTCAAGCGAAATGCCGACGGCGACTACTCACCCGATCCGAAGGCTGACCGTTTCCCGGCCATCGTTCAATCTAGAGCAGAATCTGATCATTCCGGCTCATATCCTGTTGCGGCGAAGTAGTTGGCGCACTCGGTTGGTGTGAAGCAAGGCAGTGCGGCGCTGATGGTATCCCACAATTCCGCGACGGTTCGTGCGGCGGCTTTGCGTAGAATCGATTTCAGCTTGGAAAAGGCGTTCTCGATCGGGTTGAAGTCGGGGGAATAGGGCGGGAGGAACATCATCCTTGCGCCGGTTGCTTCGATCGCCACACGGGCGGCTGCGCTTTTGTGCGCCGGCAGGTTGTCGAGGATCACGACATCGTCGGGCCGCAGCGTCGGCACGAGAACCTGCTCGACATAGGCGACAAACCATTCGCCAGTCATCGGGCCGTCCAGGACCATTGGCGCGGTCATGCCAGTGAGGCGCAGGGCGCCGGTGAACGTCGTCGTCTTCCAATGGCCATGCGGGATTGGCGATCGGCACCGCATCCCGCGCTTCGTGCGCCCCCGCAGTCGAGCCATCTTTGTCGAGGCTCCGGTCTCGTCGATGAAGACCAGATGCTCGGGATCAAGATCGGGCTGGGCGTCGAACCAGGCGTTTCGTCGCGCCGCCACGTCTGGCCGCTCCTGCTCGCTGGCGTGCGCCGTTTTTTTTGAAGGTCATGGAGTGACGATCGAGAAACCGCCAGATCGTGCTCGTCGCAAACGACGCGCCATGCTCCTGTCGCAGCAACTCGGCGAGTTCGACCAGCGTGATGTCCACCCGCCTCTCGATCGCCGCCAGGATGATGTCGCGATACGCTTCAACGCGGTGGGACCGCCTGTCGCCGCCCTGCGGCTTTGCGCAGGTGGCTCCGGTCTCGCGCCATTCCCGGACCCAACGCACCGAGCTTGCCGCCGCCACGCCAAATCGCGCCGCTGCCGCCCGTCGCGACAGGCCGCCATCAACCGCTGCGACCACCCGAGCCCGCAAATCTTCCGATAAGGATTTCGCCATGCCATGCCGGCCTCCGAATCCAGCAGATATGCTGAATCAGATTTCCAATCCCAACGAAACCCCTATCGATTCTATCCGCTCGGATTTTGCTCTAGCTTGGTGTC
This genomic interval carries:
- a CDS encoding DUF6538 domain-containing protein; this translates as MVIQMTSPTRRLNSTLLQFRRRVPADILRVAQNERVVLHFPKNNIDPQLFIQPKLGDVVSFSLGTSSKLAAKVRTSIAVAQLERAYQAIRAGQVTLSQRQIVALSGEIYRLFVESFQENPGTPQDWASFKALNRAAREGRLENLPPIGFSFPQENDVATSVFGQDLTKGVDSLPPSTNSIALERRFGGLVSWVLGLHAILIDTASRYKLLMAVDQAVTDAAYALKRNADGDYSPDPKADRFPAIVQSRAESDHSGSYPVAAK
- a CDS encoding IS630 family transposase (programmed frameshift), which codes for MAKSLSEDLRARVVAAVDGGLSRRAAAARFGVAAASSVRWVREWRETGATCAKPQGGDRRSHRVEAYRDIILAAIERRVDITLVELAELLRQEHGASFATSTIWRFLDRHSMTFKKKTAHASEQERPDVAARRNAWFDAQPDLDPEHLVFIDETGASTKMARLRGRTKRGMRCRSPIPHGHWKTTTFTGALRLTGMTAPMVLDGPMTGEWFVAYVEQVLVPTLRPDDVVILDNLPAHKSAAARVAIEATGARMMFLPPYSPDFNPIENAFSKLKSILRKAAARTVAELWDTISAALPCFTPTECANYFAATGYEPE